From the genome of Sylvia atricapilla isolate bSylAtr1 chromosome 26, bSylAtr1.pri, whole genome shotgun sequence, one region includes:
- the LOC136371958 gene encoding kelch-like protein 24 translates to MEPAQEPQELEPQTEMIADTILEVGERLFQVSRRVLSVHSRYFEAMFFGGTRESSEQHIVIKGINAVPFQALLEFTRTAQVLIGQENVTSLLETADFFQFDRVKLLCEKFLERELHVSNCLGLMTYSHQFAFTELYVSAMNVALTHWGHVIYQEEFKALPKEMLMRLLKSDDLFISREDVVFDSIMIWIMEDPATREEEFLDLVGEVRVTFLSLSFLDILVKRSRRAGETDTFSRLIRKLDSCPPPSWQNPKLCPYAGRSYDTLYVLGGKHDKEQQELFLFQPKTGTWQACSPLQRRNFTQYAVAAVGSFLFVTGGYFRDEFVWYSVDWVLIYNCLDNCWLEGPAMKKSRNSHCAVGVGLYLYVLGGSTDEGIIPAVERMALMEAEWESMSPMAQPVERGDAVSVGTRIYVVCGLDENGHVYDGVQRLNTETDSWDVISFSPLPRYDLCITSLNGALYTVGGGAFRFDVETDEWTQVNEECLTQKFFMGCSTVNGQIYLLGQRKGNSALPTVVLFDPYIDMCQVIDNKLPCPLPIHGCVSVRRFGMWA, encoded by the exons ATGGAGCCTGCACAAGAACCACAGGAGCTAGAACCTCAGACAGAAATGATTGCAGATACAATTCTTGAGGTTGGAGAGAGACTCTTCCAGGTCAGCCGTAGGGTGCTTTCAGTACACAGTCGATATTTTGAAGCCATGTTTTTTGGAGGAACAAGAGAGAGCTCTGAACAGCACATAGTGATCAAAGGGATCAATGCAGTGCCTTTTCAGGCACTACTTGAGTTCACTCGCACAGCCCAAGTGCTCATAGGTCAAGAAAATGTGACCAGCTTACTGGaaacagctgatttttttcagtttgacaGGGTGAAACTCTTGTGTGAGAAATTTCTGGAGAGAGAACTGCATGTTTCTAACTGCCTGGGCCTGATGACCTACTCACACCAATTTGCCTTTACAGAGTTGTATGTGTCTGCGATGAATGTGGCTCTCACTCACTGGGGGCATGTGATATACCAGGAGGAATTTAAGGCATTACCCAAGGAAATGCTGATGCGGCTCCTGAAAAGTGATGACCTCTTCATTTCAAGAGAGGATGTGGTCTTTGACAGTATTATGATTTGGATAATGGAGGACCCAGCAACTAGAGAAGAAGAATTTCTGGATTTGGTGGGCGAAGTCAGAGTCACTTTTCTGAGTTTGTCCTTCCTCGATATCTTGGTGAAACGCAGCAGGCGTGCTGGAGAGACAGATACCTTTTCCAGACTAATTCGGAAGTTAGACAGCTGTCCCCCACCCAGCTGGCAAAATCCAAAACTGTGTCCTTATGCTGGTCGGAGCTATGACACCTTGTATGTCCTGGGAGGAAAGCATGACAAGGAACAGCaagaattatttctctttcaacCTAAAACAGGGACCTGGCAGGCTTGTTCTCCACTGCAGCGCAGGAACTTCACCCAGTATGCAGTGGCAGCAGTAG GGAGCTTCCTTTTTGTGACAGGAGGATATTTCCGGGATGAGTTTGTGTGGTACAGTGTGGATTGGGTGCTTATCTACAACTGCTTGGACAACTGCTGGCTGGAAGGGCCAGCCATGAAGAAGTCCCGCAATAGCCACTGTGCAGTAGGAGTGGGGCTCTACCTGTATGTTCTTGGCGGGAGCACAGATGAAGGGATAATCCCAGCAGTGGAGCGCATGGCTTTGATGGAGGCAGAGTGGGAAAGCATGAGTCCTATGGCGCAGCCAGTGGAGAGAGGAGACGCGGTCAGTGTGGGAACCAGGATCTATGTGGTCTGTGGCCTGGATGAGAATGGGCATGTATATGATGGAGTGCAAAGGCTGAACACAGAGACAGACAGCTGGGATGTCATCTCATTCTCCCCTCTTCCAAG GTATGACCTCTGCATCACATCCCTGAATGGGGCTCTGTACACTGTAGGAGGTGGAGCTTTTCGATTTGATGTGGAGACAGATGAATGGACCCAGGTGAACGAGGAATGCTTGACCCAGAAGTTCTTCATGGGATGCAGCACTGTGAATGGACAAATTTATCTCCTTGgacagaggaaaggaaacagtGCCCTCCCCACTGTAGTTCTCTTTGATCCTTACATTGATATGTGCCAGGTCATAGATAACAAACTCCCTTGCCCCCTTCCTATTCATGGCTGTGTCTCTGTGCGAAGATTTGGTATGTGGGCATAA